In a genomic window of Gigantopelta aegis isolate Gae_Host chromosome 9, Gae_host_genome, whole genome shotgun sequence:
- the LOC121380507 gene encoding aldehyde dehydrogenase, dimeric NADP-preferring-like gives MANFTELVNGVRQVFRSGRTVTYEWRRTQLEGMLKLLDENMDKLTDALYKDLHKAKAEAMMMELNMVRNEVINTMNSLTTWMKPEKVKKELINIMDTCYIKSEPYGVVLILGAWNYPIQLSLLPLIGALSAGNCAILKPSEISQNCAQLIEQLIPKYLDNDCVKVVNGGVPETTALLSERFDYIFYTGNNVVAKIVMAAAAKYLTPVTLELGGKSPVYVDRNVNMEVVARRILWGKCSNAGQTCIAPDYVLCSKDVQDQLIEQLKKIIPEFYSENPVESGHYGRIVNERHFQRVKKLMQSGTVAIGGDVKDDERFISPTVLRDVKVTDPAMQDEIFGPVLPIITVGDDNEAIDVINSREKPLALYIFSNNKRVVHNFLNRTSSGGVCVNDTLMHISIPTLPFGGVGHSGVGSYHGKFSFETFSHRRSVMERGLTLDSVNAIRYPPYTEKKLQMVSWLSSQKVKKTGFFSFFPFVIIGTVVAFLFKALGIHGKEVSHTD, from the exons ATGGCGAATTTTACAGAG CTGGTGAATGGCGTGCGCCAGGTATTCCGATCTGGACGGACTGTCACGTATGAATGGAGACGGACACAGCTCGAAGGGATGCTGAAGCTTCTGGACGAGAACATGGACAAACTGACCGATGCTCTCTACAAGGACCTGCACAAG GCAAAGGCCGAAGCGATGATGATGGAGCTCAACATGGTTCGCAATGAGGTGATTAACACGATGAACTCGCTGACAACTTGGATGAAGCCAGAGAAG GTAAAGAAAGAACTGATCAATATCATGGACACCTGCTACATCAAGTCTGAACCGTATGGTGTGGTGTTGATTCTGGGAGCGTGGAACTACCCCATTCAACTGTCGCTGCTTCCACTGATTGGCGCGCTGTCTGCGG GTAACTGTGCCATTTTGAAACCATCTGAAATCTCCCAAAACTGTGCCCAGTTGATCGAACAGCTCATTCCCAAGTATCTAGATAAT GACTGTGTTAAAGTTGTGAATGGTGGCGTCCCAGAAACCACAGCTCTTCTGTCAGAGAGATTTGACTACATCTTCTACACCGGAAACAACGTGGTTGCTAAGATAGTGATGGCGGCTGCCGCCAAATACCTGACTCCTGTAACCTTGGAACTTGGAGGAAAGAg tCCAGTGTATGTTGATCGAAATGTGAACATGGAGGTTGTTGCCAGGCGGATATTATGGGGAAAGTGTTCTAACGCTGGACAGACCTGCATCGCTCCCGATTATGTGCTGTGTTCTAAAGACGTTCAG GATCAGCTTATAGAACAACTGAAGAAAATTATTCCAGAATTTTACTCTGAAAATCCAGTTGAATCGGGTCACTATGGACGCATTGTTAATGAGAGACATTTTCA GCGTGTGAAGAAGTTGATGCAAAGTGGCACGGTTGCTATCGGCGGCGACGTGAAGGATGATGAACGGTTCATTTCTCCGACTGTCCTGCGAGATGTGAAGGTCACAGACCCAGCCATGCAGGATGAG ATATTTGGACCTGTGTTGCCAATAATAACAGTGGGCGATGATAACGAAGCTATTGATGTTATCAACAGTCG AGAGAAGCCACTAGCtctgtatatattttcaaacaacAAGAGGGTGGTGCATAATTTCCTGAACCGCACCAGCAGTGGTGGAGTTTGTGTCAACGATACCCTGATGCACATTTCCA TACCAACTCTGCCATTTGGTGGAGTCGGCCATAGCGGTGTGGGGTCGTACCACGGCAAGTTCTCCTTCGAGACTTTCTCTCACAGGAGAAGCGTCATGGAGCGTGGCCTCACTCTCGATTCTGTCAATGC AATCCGATACCCGCCTTACACTGAGAAGAAACTTCAGATGGTTTCCTGGTTGAGTAGTCAGAAAGTGAAGAAAACGGGATTCTTTTCCTTCTTCCCATTCGTTATCATCGGTACAGTGGTTGCATTCTTGTTTAAG